The Mucilaginibacter yixingensis genome window below encodes:
- a CDS encoding RtcB family protein, translated as MRKQHSPETLPLQGAGGQKEKIGNNELKALGINDVEILVNFSRVANGLLKHNVMAKPEILANLEALIHDPMPYALKKGGKFKNLADDVIALRKEGKFVKQERGNFKLKEEIADFPVWGLENIEVGALAQMRTAVQLPIAVAGALMPDAHQGYGLPIGGVLATTANTIIPFAVGVDIACRMCLSIFDLPAEAIDTETDKLKNILVDNTYFGMGCTTKSYFDSSLFDSKTWGETKLIRSLKDRAYAQLGTSGTGNHFVEWGELTLTEGALDDIPAGKYLALLSHSGSRGFGGAVADYYSRIAMTKTKLPAEAKHLAWLDLDKDEGQEYWIAMNLAGEYASANHHEIHNKIARALGVKPISRIENHHNFAWKEHLADGTEVIVHRKGATPAGEGVLGIIPGSMSTPGFLVRGKGDASSINSASHGAGRAMSRSAAFKTLDKALIAANLVEKRITLMGSDVDEAPMAYKDIHTVMAAQHDLVEVLAKFEPRIVRMADAREKPED; from the coding sequence ATGAGAAAACAGCATAGCCCAGAAACACTCCCCCTTCAGGGGGCCGGGGGGCAAAAAGAGAAAATAGGCAACAACGAGTTAAAGGCGTTGGGTATTAATGATGTAGAGATATTGGTAAACTTTAGTCGCGTGGCTAATGGCTTGCTGAAACACAACGTAATGGCCAAGCCCGAAATACTGGCCAATTTAGAAGCCTTGATTCACGACCCGATGCCTTACGCCCTAAAGAAAGGCGGCAAGTTTAAAAACCTGGCCGATGACGTGATTGCCCTGCGTAAAGAAGGCAAGTTTGTAAAGCAGGAGCGCGGCAACTTTAAGCTGAAAGAAGAGATAGCCGATTTCCCGGTGTGGGGACTGGAAAATATTGAGGTAGGGGCCCTTGCGCAGATGCGTACTGCGGTACAGCTGCCCATTGCCGTGGCGGGCGCTTTAATGCCCGACGCACACCAGGGTTATGGCCTGCCTATTGGCGGTGTGCTGGCTACTACGGCCAATACCATTATTCCGTTTGCGGTGGGGGTGGATATTGCCTGCCGTATGTGCCTGAGTATTTTTGATTTGCCTGCCGAAGCGATTGATACCGAGACAGACAAGCTGAAAAATATACTGGTTGATAACACTTACTTCGGGATGGGGTGCACTACCAAATCATATTTTGACAGCTCGTTGTTTGATAGTAAAACCTGGGGCGAAACCAAGCTGATCCGTTCGCTTAAAGACAGAGCTTATGCACAATTAGGTACCAGTGGCACCGGCAACCACTTTGTGGAATGGGGCGAACTGACCTTGACCGAGGGTGCGTTGGATGATATCCCGGCGGGTAAATACCTGGCCTTGCTTTCGCACTCGGGCTCACGCGGGTTTGGGGGCGCCGTGGCCGACTATTACAGTCGCATAGCCATGACCAAAACCAAATTGCCTGCCGAGGCCAAACACCTGGCTTGGTTAGATTTGGATAAAGACGAAGGGCAGGAGTACTGGATAGCCATGAACCTGGCCGGCGAATATGCCAGCGCCAACCACCATGAGATTCATAACAAAATCGCTCGCGCTTTGGGCGTTAAACCCATCAGCAGGATTGAGAACCACCACAACTTTGCCTGGAAAGAACACCTGGCCGACGGCACCGAAGTAATAGTACACCGCAAAGGCGCCACACCGGCCGGCGAAGGTGTGTTAGGCATCATCCCCGGCAGCATGAGTACGCCAGGTTTCCTGGTGCGTGGTAAAGGCGATGCGTCGAGCATCAACTCCGCCAGTCACGGCGCGGGTAGGGCCATGAGCCGAAGCGCCGCCTTCAAAACGCTGGATAAAGCTTTGATTGCCGCCAACCTGGTAGAAAAGCGCATTACCCTGATGGGTAGCGACGTAGACGAAGCCCCAATGGCTTATAAAGACATCCACACCGTTATGGCCGCCCAGCATGACCTGGTAGAAGTGTTAGCCAAATTTGAGCCAAGGATTGTAAGGATGGCGGATGCGAGGGAGAAGCCGGAGGATTAG
- a CDS encoding TROVE domain-containing protein has product MKFNLLSKVRNQTVNHEGAKAFTLSPEMELYTAVVTWSLNDSFYEKDQARLQRLQKLIAVCNPVFVGKLAVYARTKMYMRSVPLVLVTELAKLHRGDDLVARVTDGVIGRADEITELLACYELLNERKGTKKLNRLSKQLQKGLSTAFNRFDEYQFGKYNRDGAIKLRDALFLVHPKAKDELQQVLFNKIANNDLQTPYTWETELSALGQIGFDSDEAKAIAFCAKWEELIDSGKLGYMALLRNLRNIQEAGVSYKHFEKVCARLANADEVARAKQFPFRYLAAYRELVNPAVTRVPAQSMVKKLTNLLQDNKGYTGELLDALEKAVQASAANIKGFDHNTRVLLACDVSGSMQTPVSAKSKVLLYDVGVMLAMLLQSRCKNVEVGMFGNIWKTIAVPRNNILGNVQEFYRREGEVGYSTNGYLVIKDLLLRKVKMDKVMLFTDAQLWNSSSTTGDHIQPLWLRYKAEVSPNAKLYLFDLKGYGQAPLQVLRNDVYLVAGWSDKVFEVLAALENGGSALDAINSIELL; this is encoded by the coding sequence ATGAAATTCAACCTGTTAAGCAAAGTCAGAAACCAAACGGTTAACCACGAGGGGGCTAAAGCGTTTACGCTGTCACCGGAGATGGAGCTGTATACCGCCGTGGTTACCTGGAGCTTGAACGACTCTTTTTATGAAAAGGACCAGGCGCGTTTACAGCGTCTGCAAAAATTGATTGCCGTGTGCAACCCGGTGTTTGTGGGTAAGCTGGCCGTATACGCCCGCACCAAAATGTATATGCGTTCGGTACCGCTGGTGCTGGTGACTGAATTGGCCAAACTGCACCGCGGCGACGATCTGGTGGCCCGGGTTACAGACGGCGTGATCGGCCGTGCAGACGAGATTACCGAACTTTTGGCCTGCTACGAATTGCTGAACGAGCGTAAAGGCACCAAAAAGCTTAACCGCCTGAGCAAGCAGTTGCAAAAAGGTTTGTCGACCGCGTTTAACCGTTTCGACGAGTACCAGTTTGGTAAATACAACCGCGATGGCGCCATCAAACTGCGCGATGCCTTGTTTCTGGTTCACCCAAAAGCAAAGGACGAGTTGCAGCAGGTGCTGTTTAACAAAATAGCCAATAACGATCTGCAAACGCCATACACCTGGGAAACAGAGCTATCGGCGCTGGGTCAGATAGGTTTTGATAGCGACGAAGCTAAGGCAATAGCTTTCTGCGCTAAGTGGGAGGAACTGATAGACAGCGGTAAGCTGGGCTACATGGCCCTGCTGCGTAACCTGCGCAACATACAGGAGGCCGGTGTAAGCTACAAGCACTTTGAAAAAGTGTGTGCCCGCCTGGCCAATGCCGACGAGGTTGCCCGGGCAAAACAGTTTCCGTTCCGTTACCTGGCGGCCTATCGCGAGCTGGTTAATCCGGCGGTTACCAGGGTGCCTGCGCAAAGCATGGTTAAAAAGCTGACCAACCTGCTACAAGACAACAAAGGTTACACCGGCGAGTTGCTGGACGCACTGGAGAAAGCGGTACAGGCCAGCGCCGCCAACATTAAAGGCTTTGACCATAATACCCGTGTGCTGCTGGCTTGCGATGTATCGGGATCAATGCAAACACCGGTATCGGCAAAATCAAAAGTATTGCTGTATGATGTGGGGGTAATGCTGGCCATGTTGCTGCAAAGCCGTTGTAAAAACGTAGAGGTGGGCATGTTTGGTAATATTTGGAAAACCATAGCTGTGCCACGCAATAACATCTTAGGCAACGTACAGGAGTTTTATCGCCGCGAGGGCGAGGTGGGTTATAGCACCAATGGCTACCTGGTTATCAAAGATCTATTGTTGCGTAAGGTAAAAATGGACAAGGTAATGTTATTTACCGATGCCCAGTTATGGAACAGTTCATCAACCACAGGCGATCATATACAGCCTTTATGGTTACGCTACAAAGCAGAGGTATCGCCAAACGCGAAGCTCTACCTGTTTGACCTGAAAGGTTACGGACAAGCACCATTGCAGGTATTGCGCAATGATGTTTACCTGGTAGCCGGCTGGAGTGATAAAGTTTTTGAGGTGTTAGCCGCCTTAGAAAACGGAGGCTCGGCTCTGGATGCCATCAATAGCATAGAACTATTATAA
- a CDS encoding phytanoyl-CoA dioxygenase family protein, translating into MLKNYTRFVLGQTISNEQRRFFNEYGFIHFKNFISQDTVNSIIRASEEVQQRWLAEDVKKVNGVPIKFGKDVDGSPIVQRFAFINQQHPVLEALAADPRFHTLLQLAGSEARLGTDEKDGMVFNHYINASNSSFTKMGWHTDGLRDVFHGTRLNPMLNVGIHLNTLKPENGGLRILPGTHQQNLYQLLFKKRYFLDNDADDNEVAIAPEAGDLTIHDGRLWHRVAQSLVSGPESRRRVIYIPIIGGKYAPKHAESPTAFYQRFAGIVG; encoded by the coding sequence ATGTTAAAGAATTATACCAGGTTTGTTTTAGGACAAACCATCAGTAACGAACAGCGTCGTTTTTTTAATGAATACGGCTTTATACATTTCAAAAATTTCATTTCTCAGGATACTGTCAACTCCATCATCCGGGCCTCAGAAGAAGTTCAGCAGCGCTGGTTGGCCGAGGATGTCAAAAAAGTTAATGGCGTACCCATAAAATTTGGAAAAGATGTAGATGGCAGCCCCATTGTGCAACGCTTTGCCTTTATTAATCAGCAGCACCCTGTACTGGAGGCGCTTGCAGCAGATCCACGTTTCCATACACTACTACAACTTGCAGGATCAGAAGCCCGTCTGGGCACCGATGAAAAGGACGGGATGGTGTTTAATCATTACATAAATGCCTCAAATAGCAGTTTTACCAAAATGGGATGGCATACGGATGGGCTTAGAGATGTATTTCATGGCACCAGGCTAAACCCTATGCTTAACGTTGGCATCCATCTAAACACTTTAAAACCCGAAAACGGTGGCTTAAGAATATTGCCTGGCACTCATCAGCAAAACCTTTATCAATTACTCTTCAAGAAACGCTATTTCCTGGATAATGATGCCGACGACAACGAGGTTGCTATTGCTCCGGAAGCAGGCGATCTGACCATTCACGATGGCAGGCTTTGGCACCGGGTAGCGCAATCGCTGGTTTCGGGGCCCGAAAGTCGCCGGAGGGTGATCTACATACCTATCATCGGTGGTAAATATGCGCCTAAGCACGCTGAAAGTCCAACCGCATTTTATCAACGTTTTGCAGGTATCGTAGGATAA
- a CDS encoding SDR family oxidoreductase, with translation MVKSEEYALVTGASSGIGREIALQLAARGYSLLLTSRSIDGLEQLAAQVKERYAVNALCFAADLADPDAVTRLAAWCKEVTSSLAVLINNAGYGLWGNFDQLELRDQQHMLQLNIGAVIGLTHQLLPLLKQQPNAYIMNVASTAAYQSVPTLTVYAATKAFVLNYSRGLRLELEGLNIYVTCLCPGPTATGFAERAGMAALAELADKFNMQPQEVAAAGLKGLFGKKAEVVPGGLNRVSAWGARHLPKSWIEGISAKLYKVKNR, from the coding sequence ATGGTAAAATCAGAAGAATACGCGTTGGTAACAGGGGCAAGTAGCGGTATTGGCAGAGAGATTGCACTGCAATTGGCCGCAAGAGGTTACTCGTTGCTGCTAACGTCGCGCTCAATTGATGGGTTAGAACAGCTTGCTGCCCAAGTTAAAGAGCGTTACGCCGTTAATGCGTTGTGCTTCGCTGCGGATCTTGCTGATCCTGATGCTGTGACCAGGCTTGCTGCCTGGTGTAAGGAAGTAACATCCTCACTAGCAGTACTCATTAATAACGCAGGCTACGGTTTATGGGGCAATTTTGATCAGCTGGAACTGCGCGATCAGCAGCATATGTTACAGTTAAACATTGGTGCGGTCATTGGTTTAACGCATCAGCTCCTGCCGTTGCTTAAGCAGCAGCCTAATGCTTATATTATGAATGTGGCCAGCACGGCAGCTTATCAGTCTGTACCTACACTGACGGTGTATGCGGCAACTAAGGCTTTTGTACTTAACTATAGCCGCGGCCTGCGCCTGGAGCTGGAGGGCTTAAATATTTACGTAACATGCCTTTGTCCAGGCCCTACAGCAACCGGTTTTGCTGAGCGAGCAGGTATGGCTGCATTGGCAGAGCTGGCAGATAAGTTTAATATGCAACCACAGGAGGTAGCCGCCGCAGGATTAAAAGGGTTATTTGGAAAGAAAGCAGAAGTTGTGCCCGGTGGGCTCAACCGAGTTTCCGCCTGGGGTGCCCGGCATCTCCCTAAATCATGGATAGAGGGGATATCTGCAAAACTATATAAGGTTAAAAACAGATAG
- a CDS encoding SIR2 family protein, whose product MEINEILESIITGNSTLFTGSGFSYGTTNILGKSPITAVPLTEKLYKDAGIDENDNDLKNASHFYIDTFSEYDLIKLLRENYTITKVTDSHLTIADLPWKRIYTTNYDNALELASHQNNKLLTPIILSERIDQYKDKRTLCVHLNGYIDRLTPNSLYKDFKLTDASYLTTDFLISSWIDLFRSDIETSKVVLFIGFSLISDLDLSRIISTHSKRDNLVFIVKPNESQLLIKRLKKYGTVFDLGIDGLAEAIKQKQLTFEKPDDKEMILQSFTLSNVSGNSPKLKDKDIFDLLFKGDSNTDLIHYSLVNPDQYRYYIKREQIEDVVDYIKKGGKNILIHSDLGNGKTLFLEGLMDQLKNLDYRVYKFNKYYDTTFDEIEYLCTKVHRCILIIEKYSDHFDLLRKIALFRTSDITIIVSDRSIINDTVYLTLEKVIFEESYLIKDLNKLSLIEVTNLMQMISHYGLWGNYSSQKDDVKRKIITDDCKSSFRLFLLHLLASPDIKERFNKLLRFIKDANESFFDATLLILASNVFEFHLDLNKLIYILDDELINNPSFYSNDQLKEVLNFHESKIYVRSSILAQSLLSQPQFHHSLIILLIKVFRKLDNRTFDKNNYQILKSLVSFSRLQSIFNLKENSHFKAVVLNFYEEIKDTKFASKNPFFWLQYAIARLSSRDYPIADKYFQTAYSFARANDEFDTFHIDNHFARHILENEIYNGSDDTAMEQFIKAHNMLSVKTSVNENRHYPIRVATNYGRFYDRYYKNFSLQNKKVFIISCREIMLKIIEYKTSVDYERWNKSVMVCESELNRILDKEGDFKI is encoded by the coding sequence ATGGAAATCAACGAAATATTAGAAAGTATTATTACAGGCAATAGCACCTTGTTTACGGGTTCAGGGTTTTCTTATGGTACCACTAATATTCTTGGCAAGAGTCCAATTACCGCCGTACCGCTAACTGAGAAACTTTATAAAGATGCGGGAATAGATGAAAATGATAATGACCTGAAAAATGCTTCGCATTTTTATATAGACACATTTTCCGAATATGATTTAATTAAGCTACTTCGAGAAAATTATACGATAACAAAGGTAACTGATTCTCATTTGACAATTGCAGATTTGCCTTGGAAACGTATTTATACGACAAACTATGATAATGCTTTGGAATTGGCGTCCCATCAAAATAATAAACTTCTAACCCCAATAATATTATCAGAAAGGATCGATCAATATAAAGATAAAAGAACCTTGTGTGTACATCTGAATGGTTACATAGATCGCCTCACCCCTAATTCCCTGTACAAGGACTTTAAGCTTACTGATGCTAGTTATTTGACAACAGATTTTTTAATAAGTAGCTGGATTGATTTATTTAGAAGTGATATTGAAACTTCCAAAGTCGTTCTATTTATTGGATTTTCTTTAATTAGTGATTTAGACTTATCGCGAATAATATCTACGCATTCAAAAAGAGACAACTTAGTCTTTATCGTAAAACCCAATGAGTCACAGCTACTTATTAAAAGACTCAAAAAATATGGAACTGTATTTGACTTGGGTATTGACGGTTTAGCAGAAGCCATTAAACAAAAGCAATTGACGTTTGAAAAACCTGACGATAAGGAAATGATATTACAATCATTTACACTTAGTAATGTATCAGGTAATTCTCCGAAACTGAAGGACAAAGATATTTTTGATTTACTTTTTAAAGGTGATAGTAACACTGATTTAATTCATTACTCGCTGGTAAATCCAGATCAATATAGATACTACATCAAGAGAGAACAGATAGAGGACGTAGTTGATTACATAAAAAAAGGAGGAAAGAACATCTTAATTCATTCTGATTTAGGAAATGGAAAAACCTTGTTTTTGGAAGGGTTAATGGATCAGCTAAAAAATTTAGACTATAGGGTTTACAAATTCAACAAATATTACGATACTACTTTCGATGAAATAGAATATCTATGTACCAAGGTGCATAGATGTATACTTATTATTGAAAAATATAGCGATCACTTCGATTTATTGCGAAAAATAGCACTTTTTAGAACTAGCGACATTACAATCATCGTTTCCGATAGATCAATTATAAATGACACGGTATATCTAACTTTAGAGAAGGTCATTTTTGAAGAGAGTTATCTGATTAAAGACTTGAATAAGCTTTCGTTAATCGAAGTAACGAATCTTATGCAAATGATTTCCCATTATGGTTTATGGGGTAATTATTCTTCCCAGAAAGATGATGTTAAGAGGAAAATTATAACAGATGATTGCAAGAGTTCATTTAGGCTATTCTTACTTCATTTATTAGCCTCTCCTGATATTAAAGAGCGCTTCAATAAGCTCTTAAGATTTATAAAGGACGCTAATGAATCCTTTTTTGACGCGACTCTATTAATTTTAGCCAGTAACGTTTTTGAATTTCATCTAGACCTAAATAAGTTAATCTACATTCTTGACGATGAGCTTATTAATAACCCGTCGTTTTACAGCAATGATCAATTAAAAGAGGTTTTAAATTTTCATGAGTCGAAAATTTATGTCCGCTCTTCGATTCTTGCCCAATCGTTACTTTCTCAACCACAATTTCATCACAGTCTAATAATCTTATTGATTAAAGTCTTTCGAAAACTAGATAATAGGACTTTTGATAAGAACAATTATCAAATACTAAAAAGTCTTGTATCGTTTTCAAGGTTACAGAGTATCTTTAACTTAAAGGAAAACTCTCATTTTAAAGCTGTTGTTTTGAATTTTTATGAAGAAATCAAGGATACGAAATTTGCTTCTAAGAATCCTTTTTTTTGGCTACAGTACGCTATCGCAAGATTGTCTTCAAGAGATTATCCAATAGCAGATAAATATTTTCAAACAGCTTATAGTTTCGCACGGGCTAATGACGAGTTCGATACTTTCCATATTGATAACCATTTTGCTCGGCATATATTGGAGAACGAGATTTATAACGGATCTGATGACACTGCTATGGAGCAATTTATCAAAGCTCACAACATGCTATCCGTGAAGACTAGTGTTAATGAAAACCGACACTATCCAATAAGAGTAGCCACGAATTATGGGAGATTTTACGACAGATATTATAAAAATTTCTCACTTCAGAATAAGAAAGTATTTATAATTTCCTGTAGAGAGATTATGCTTAAAATTATTGAATACAAAACATCGGTAGATTACGAGCGATGGAATAAATCGGTAATGGTCTGTGAAAGTGAACTTAACCGTATTCTTGATAAGGAGGGGGACTTTAAAATATAA
- a CDS encoding YafY family protein, translating to MPVNRNALIRYRTIDQCLQNRFKKWTLDDLIDACSDALYEYQGIDTGVSRRTVQADMEMMRSNKLGYEAPIVVVDKKYYTYSDKNYSITNSPLNQQDMLVLSEVSGLLKQFKGFNHFTDLNEMVSKLEDKIYTQKTQSTPVIDFEKNDNLKGLEWIEVIRKAIVAKKTICITYQSFKAREASSFCFSGYLLKEYRNRWFVLGVPHKRNAHILNLALDRIQAVAEHEEPYRENRSLDLATYYNDCIGVTKSPGQRDCEVIFWIDAANAPYVVTKPLHHTQKLLSEDINGKIFSIKVILNFELERELLGFGAKMRVLSPRILVKQIKAQLTKTLENYGSNNIMRVVQDADSE from the coding sequence ATGCCTGTTAACCGCAACGCCCTGATCCGCTACCGAACCATTGACCAATGCCTGCAAAACCGTTTTAAGAAGTGGACGCTGGACGATTTGATTGACGCCTGTAGCGATGCCCTATATGAATATCAGGGAATTGATACCGGCGTAAGCCGACGCACGGTACAGGCCGATATGGAAATGATGCGCAGTAATAAACTGGGCTATGAAGCGCCTATAGTGGTGGTTGATAAAAAGTATTATACCTACAGCGATAAGAATTACAGCATTACCAACAGTCCGCTAAATCAACAGGATATGCTGGTTTTGAGCGAGGTATCCGGCTTATTAAAGCAGTTTAAAGGCTTTAACCATTTTACCGATCTCAATGAAATGGTGAGTAAACTGGAAGATAAGATCTACACCCAGAAAACGCAGAGTACGCCGGTAATTGATTTTGAGAAGAACGATAATCTGAAAGGACTGGAGTGGATAGAGGTGATTCGTAAAGCTATTGTAGCCAAAAAGACCATTTGTATTACTTATCAATCCTTCAAAGCCAGAGAAGCCAGCTCGTTTTGTTTTAGCGGATATCTGTTGAAAGAATATCGCAATCGCTGGTTTGTTTTAGGGGTACCCCACAAACGCAATGCCCATATTCTGAACCTGGCTTTAGACAGAATACAAGCTGTTGCAGAACATGAAGAACCTTACAGAGAGAACAGATCACTAGACCTGGCTACTTATTATAATGACTGTATCGGCGTAACTAAATCTCCCGGTCAGCGCGATTGCGAGGTGATATTTTGGATAGACGCGGCCAATGCGCCTTACGTTGTTACCAAGCCGCTGCACCATACCCAAAAGCTGTTAAGTGAAGATATAAACGGAAAAATATTTAGTATCAAGGTAATACTGAACTTTGAATTAGAACGGGAATTATTAGGATTTGGCGCCAAAATGAGAGTATTGAGCCCAAGGATACTGGTAAAACAGATAAAAGCCCAGTTAACCAAAACCCTGGAGAATTATGGCAGCAATAATATTATGCGAGTTGTGCAGGATGCCGATAGTGAATAA
- a CDS encoding nucleotidyltransferase domain-containing protein, with the protein MDTILQKLLELEQHQNIKILYACESGSRAWGFASPDSDFDVRFIYTRSVNDYLGITELPDNVGLPVNEVLDISGWDIKKALKLFLKSNSTLYEWLQSPIVYQGDATFVDDLRKLMPVYFSLRASANHYLSMAHNTLRDDLQSERVKLKRYFYALRPALACLWIVEKQTVPPMEFQHLRVLLTASKIQNAIDELLERKKIADEKALIPPVLELNQWLSDTLDYCKEQIPALASEKKYPDKLNNIFRTYIQ; encoded by the coding sequence ATGGATACTATCCTCCAAAAACTGCTCGAACTAGAGCAGCATCAAAATATAAAAATACTGTATGCCTGCGAGTCAGGCAGCCGGGCCTGGGGCTTTGCTTCGCCCGATAGCGACTTTGACGTTCGCTTTATATATACCAGGTCAGTAAATGATTACCTGGGCATAACAGAGTTGCCCGACAATGTTGGTTTGCCTGTTAACGAAGTGTTGGATATAAGTGGTTGGGATATCAAAAAAGCATTAAAGCTATTCCTGAAATCAAACAGCACACTGTACGAATGGTTGCAATCGCCAATAGTATATCAAGGAGACGCAACTTTTGTTGACGATCTGCGTAAGCTAATGCCGGTATACTTTTCGTTGCGTGCCAGCGCTAATCATTATTTATCAATGGCCCATAATACACTTCGGGACGACCTGCAAAGCGAGCGGGTAAAGCTGAAACGCTACTTTTATGCGCTTCGCCCGGCATTGGCTTGTTTATGGATAGTTGAAAAGCAAACTGTACCACCGATGGAATTTCAGCATTTAAGGGTTCTGTTAACAGCGTCTAAAATTCAAAATGCAATAGATGAACTGTTGGAAAGAAAGAAGATAGCTGATGAAAAAGCTTTAATACCGCCTGTTCTTGAACTTAATCAATGGCTGAGTGATACACTTGACTATTGCAAGGAGCAAATACCAGCCCTCGCGTCAGAAAAGAAATATCCCGATAAATTGAACAATATCTTTAGAACATATATCCAGTAA